The following are encoded in a window of Pseudalgibacter alginicilyticus genomic DNA:
- a CDS encoding chondroitinase family polysaccharide lyase gives MIQFIHKRLKITIQQFVLIACTVLCLSMQMYAQDESFEASVPAHWNTSNGTLSTSTDHYKLGNQSLEWNWTADAIITVDNLQSHGLVPSEVDGYYYNMFRMWVYNVSAISDSSMTVEFYDNTNTLQFYYTFQLNFYGWRAASASYVNEMSGIKSSNNITTMKIKAPSTGSGTFFFDYIDYTMARNTSRSADYQLPFITLNNNEHWGDMMYFQTLMKLPLTTPTTQELSDLESIKQKYDASIKGSAPSVSAVTSAISKYNALNIDYSGGLIKGSPLYGQDYSNSQNIKAVDDYILTFARDYTYTLSSTSKNYFLNTVRYLLDQGFADGSIMETIHHIGYNFRNIAAAIHLMETELKTEELWNDAQKMVEWYIALDGIWEPTASSSNMDDANTRSLNRLGACLYKSTDAEKVQYLKGYKNYLENFLTLYPKEGQGMKIDFTGFHHNTYYPGYAFLGYNEISKAVNYLSEGEFAVETNTKEVLKKALLLARVISASGDIPNSLSGRNPFVNPSFKNGLKDLGLASPVDTDLLKAYNYMYGSDSETSTYGTEVAPTGFWQVNFANLGVYRQDNWVADIKGFNKYFWGSEIYSSDNRYGRYQSYGAIEIMYQGGHTNSKFNINGWDWRRTPGATTKFLSWNDLLADTSRLDETTDSNFAASLRFGSKVNYYIDRDIEGNYGVFGMDFTQKDISSTHDADFKFKKSVFCFDGKLICLGSNINSASGLIATNLFQNYLSSTSAAVNINNTEVATFPYNNILSNTADHWLMDAVNTGYYVKSGNSVVIDRKNQDSPSETGNGADTNGNFASAYITHGSSPIDVGYEYVIIPGTNATDMVAFSANMANEETAYYEVIQKNQTAHIVKYNNIYGYALFDGGNYGTTTPIKENLGPCLVMAEEIGNNLNISVVSPDLNFAANNGDSQVRIIDITINGEWTLASSNGGAVSATVNTGETVLSIEAKNGLPVDIVLSNGYENPDYPIVYYEDFRYDLGNNGFTKYIENDGGHTNVSSILNRVSDIPDLADSKNLFNPETDRPSNRIPQGDSSDQRSISISGNDGTTNFPVDAYAVFTTLDLTESNPRINTNDTYKYASFWTERRYGNGDIATVTMLVSTAYTGNPTTTSWTVLPLYSGKLAETSDGLIFVKGVVDLTPYANGANGTSVTLACRYQGSDTNYSSTNRNGTFYFSDLQFYAQSTTLSVEKNTVLNENHINVYPNPTSNILNIDILKEEIDINEVSLIDITGKTIYSSRVNSDSILVSNFSKGLYFLAIKTNNAQVIIKKIIIN, from the coding sequence ATGATACAGTTTATACATAAAAGATTAAAGATAACTATACAACAGTTTGTATTAATAGCTTGTACTGTGTTGTGTTTGAGTATGCAAATGTATGCACAAGATGAATCTTTTGAAGCATCAGTACCTGCTCATTGGAATACTTCAAATGGAACTTTAAGTACATCCACAGATCATTATAAATTAGGAAATCAATCCTTAGAATGGAATTGGACAGCGGATGCTATTATTACTGTTGATAATTTGCAAAGTCACGGTCTCGTACCGTCTGAAGTAGATGGGTATTATTACAATATGTTTAGAATGTGGGTGTATAATGTGTCTGCAATTTCAGATTCATCAATGACTGTTGAGTTTTATGACAATACAAATACATTACAGTTTTATTATACCTTTCAGTTAAATTTTTATGGGTGGCGAGCAGCATCAGCAAGCTACGTAAATGAAATGTCAGGTATAAAAAGTTCTAACAATATCACCACCATGAAAATTAAAGCACCAAGTACAGGCAGTGGTACATTCTTTTTTGATTATATAGATTATACAATGGCTAGAAATACGAGTAGAAGTGCTGATTATCAATTGCCATTTATCACCTTAAATAATAATGAACATTGGGGAGATATGATGTATTTTCAAACTTTAATGAAACTTCCTTTAACAACACCAACAACACAAGAATTATCAGATTTAGAAAGTATTAAACAAAAATATGATGCCTCAATTAAAGGTTCTGCACCAAGCGTTAGTGCAGTTACAAGTGCAATTTCTAAATACAATGCACTAAATATTGATTATTCAGGAGGTTTGATAAAAGGGAGTCCGCTGTATGGTCAAGATTATTCTAATTCACAAAATATAAAAGCAGTTGATGATTATATTTTAACTTTTGCTAGAGATTATACATATACATTAAGTTCAACAAGCAAAAATTATTTTCTTAATACAGTACGGTACTTATTAGACCAAGGTTTTGCAGATGGTAGTATCATGGAGACCATTCATCATATAGGATATAACTTTCGAAATATTGCTGCAGCAATTCATTTGATGGAAACTGAATTAAAAACAGAAGAATTGTGGAATGATGCCCAAAAAATGGTAGAATGGTATATTGCTTTAGATGGAATTTGGGAGCCAACAGCCTCAAGTAGTAATATGGATGATGCTAATACACGTTCTCTTAATAGATTAGGGGCTTGTTTGTACAAAAGCACCGATGCAGAAAAAGTTCAATATTTAAAAGGCTATAAGAATTATTTAGAAAATTTTTTAACGCTTTACCCCAAGGAAGGTCAAGGAATGAAAATTGATTTTACAGGGTTTCATCATAATACTTATTATCCAGGTTATGCTTTTTTAGGTTATAATGAAATATCAAAGGCTGTAAATTACTTATCAGAAGGTGAATTTGCTGTTGAAACAAATACAAAAGAGGTTTTAAAAAAAGCGTTGTTATTAGCACGGGTAATTTCGGCAAGTGGAGATATTCCAAATTCATTGTCAGGTAGAAATCCGTTTGTAAATCCATCATTTAAAAATGGTTTGAAAGATTTAGGTTTGGCAAGTCCCGTAGATACTGATTTGTTAAAGGCTTATAATTACATGTATGGCAGTGATTCAGAAACATCTACTTATGGCACTGAAGTAGCACCAACGGGATTTTGGCAAGTTAATTTTGCAAATTTAGGGGTGTATAGGCAAGATAATTGGGTAGCCGATATTAAAGGGTTTAATAAATATTTTTGGGGCTCAGAAATTTATAGTTCAGATAATCGATATGGAAGGTATCAAAGTTATGGTGCAATAGAAATTATGTATCAAGGCGGACATACTAATTCTAAGTTTAATATAAATGGCTGGGATTGGAGACGAACACCAGGTGCTACCACTAAATTTTTGTCATGGAATGATCTGTTGGCAGATACAAGTAGATTAGATGAAACAACAGATTCTAATTTTGCTGCAAGTTTAAGATTTGGTTCTAAAGTAAATTATTATATTGATAGGGATATAGAAGGGAATTATGGTGTTTTTGGAATGGACTTTACTCAAAAAGACATTTCTTCAACACATGATGCGGACTTTAAGTTTAAAAAATCGGTATTTTGTTTTGATGGAAAACTTATTTGTTTAGGGAGTAACATAAACAGTGCATCTGGTTTAATTGCTACTAATTTATTTCAAAATTATCTAAGTTCTACCTCTGCTGCAGTGAATATAAATAATACTGAGGTAGCTACATTTCCTTATAACAATATTTTATCTAATACCGCTGACCATTGGTTAATGGATGCTGTAAATACAGGGTATTATGTTAAGAGTGGAAATTCTGTGGTTATTGATAGAAAAAATCAAGATTCTCCTTCTGAAACAGGGAATGGAGCTGATACAAATGGGAATTTTGCATCTGCTTATATAACACATGGCTCAAGTCCAATTGATGTGGGGTATGAATATGTTATCATACCAGGAACGAATGCCACAGATATGGTAGCATTTAGTGCTAATATGGCTAATGAAGAAACGGCTTATTATGAGGTTATTCAAAAAAATCAAACAGCTCATATTGTAAAATATAATAACATATATGGCTATGCTCTTTTTGATGGGGGTAATTATGGAACAACTACACCTATAAAAGAAAACTTAGGTCCATGCTTAGTAATGGCTGAAGAAATTGGTAATAATTTAAATATATCTGTTGTAAGTCCAGATTTAAATTTTGCAGCGAATAATGGAGATAGTCAAGTAAGAATTATAGATATTACAATTAATGGAGAGTGGACATTAGCTTCAAGTAATGGAGGTGCAGTGAGTGCAACCGTAAATACAGGAGAAACAGTATTGTCAATTGAGGCAAAAAATGGTTTGCCTGTTGATATTGTGCTTTCTAATGGATATGAAAACCCTGATTATCCAATAGTATATTACGAAGATTTTAGATATGATTTAGGGAATAATGGATTTACTAAATATATTGAAAATGATGGTGGGCATACTAATGTTTCAAGTATTTTAAATAGAGTGAGCGATATTCCTGATTTAGCAGATAGTAAAAATTTGTTTAATCCAGAAACGGATAGGCCTTCTAATAGAATACCTCAAGGGGATTCAAGTGACCAAAGGAGTATTTCTATTTCAGGAAATGATGGAACTACAAACTTTCCTGTGGATGCATATGCTGTTTTTACAACTTTAGATTTAACAGAATCAAACCCACGAATTAATACCAATGATACTTATAAATATGCTTCGTTTTGGACAGAAAGACGTTATGGTAATGGTGATATTGCTACTGTAACTATGTTAGTTTCTACAGCATATACAGGCAACCCAACAACAACATCATGGACAGTACTACCATTGTATTCTGGTAAATTAGCTGAAACATCAGATGGACTTATCTTTGTAAAGGGGGTTGTAGATTTAACACCTTATGCTAATGGAGCAAATGGAACTTCAGTTACTTTAGCTTGTCGTTATCAAGGGAGTGATACTAACTATAGTAGTACAAATAGAAATGGGACATTTTATTTTTCTGACTTACAATTTTATGCGCAATCCACAACTTTATCTGTTGAAAAAAATACTGTTTTAAATGAGAATCATATTAATGTGTATCCCAATCCTACAAGTAATATTTTGAATATAGATATTTTAAAAGAGGAGATTGATATAAATGAGGTGAGTCTTATTGATATAACCGGAAAAACGATATACAGTAGTCGTGTTAATAGCGATTCAATTCTTGTAAGTAATTTCTCGAAAGGACTTTATTTTTTGGCTATAAAAACAAATAACGCTCAGGTAATTATAAAAAAAATTATAATCAATTAA
- a CDS encoding DUF5017 domain-containing protein translates to MKKTVYILTMLLLVTFVFQSCEDLEAVDTPNFEVSFDSTAKVGEPILFSVSNAPNFLNFYSGEFGHEYKNRDRTKAEGSFSLSFDTSRHYQDGTSRTDGAWQLLFSSDYSGSGTAEDVQAATWTDISDRFVFATDRSYNLTNSGVVDITDLSTDKPLYFALRVYAEGKTSEGNRQGIFDFYSFDLKLALDETRTLDIASLQSPGWVAVNVEGTNSNTSYDNWIDQSTKFRMHGGIAEYTNDDWLITKPVNLSGSVSPDKGIALKTYSEKLETFEYIYTEAGTYTITFVGNNETIYGQKDSVQEFTITVTD, encoded by the coding sequence ATGAAAAAAACAGTTTATATATTAACAATGTTGCTTCTTGTAACTTTTGTATTTCAGAGTTGCGAAGATTTAGAAGCCGTAGATACCCCTAATTTTGAAGTTAGCTTTGATTCAACAGCTAAAGTAGGAGAGCCTATTCTGTTTAGTGTGAGTAATGCTCCTAATTTTTTGAACTTTTATTCAGGAGAATTTGGTCATGAGTATAAAAACAGAGATAGAACCAAAGCAGAAGGAAGCTTTTCATTATCATTTGATACATCCAGACATTATCAAGATGGAACAAGCAGAACAGATGGTGCTTGGCAGCTATTATTTTCATCAGACTATTCTGGGTCAGGAACTGCTGAAGATGTACAAGCAGCTACATGGACAGATATTTCTGATAGATTTGTGTTTGCTACCGATAGATCTTATAATTTGACCAACTCAGGTGTTGTTGATATTACGGATTTATCAACAGACAAACCGTTGTATTTTGCATTAAGAGTATATGCTGAAGGAAAAACATCAGAAGGAAATAGGCAAGGTATATTCGATTTTTATAGTTTTGATTTAAAACTTGCACTCGACGAAACACGTACATTAGATATTGCCAGCCTTCAAAGTCCAGGGTGGGTTGCTGTAAATGTAGAAGGAACTAATTCAAATACGTCATATGATAACTGGATAGATCAATCAACTAAATTTAGAATGCATGGTGGTATTGCAGAATATACCAATGATGATTGGTTAATAACTAAGCCTGTAAATTTATCAGGGTCTGTATCACCAGATAAGGGAATTGCTTTAAAGACTTACTCTGAAAAGTTGGAAACTTTTGAATATATCTACACAGAAGCAGGTACTTATACAATAACATTTGTTGGAAATAATGAAACAATTTATGGGCAAAAAGATAGTGTGCAAGAATTTACTATTACAGTCACAGATTAA
- a CDS encoding RagB/SusD family nutrient uptake outer membrane protein: MKIKFIVFIVLIAFITQGCDDQLEIAQNDNITSENLYNTPAGALAGLTGAYSRVVAVYREAIINAQYPTDWTDEGFYNRVGTQHILKNNFTAAEPILNDIWATYYEGVSATNTLLVGLENSPLDADIKQEFTAEGRFLRAFLYFDIQKAFGGIEGIPMPLEETNKQLLPRTPGIDVYKQIVSDLEFAEAFLPTAAEATPGRASKSAARGLLARAYLYMASEPYNEEGAYEKAKEWSKKVIDDSYHELNSSYADIFNQLALGNYETKETLFQVGFSFANLDSNQSSKLGSAFGIKFDDENCGTSDDLKGKGFALTYATVSLVLKYRSDPDDERGLWNTLPYYNKRDDNCQLGLINSQFMIPASKYRRYLESNTTNTSYGEHHWPVLRLSEMYLIYAEAENKLTPGSVLALNAVNSVRNRANATPITVVNDVVIQEERLLELCFEGQRKYDLVRWGILEQKVNETKSMMETLAADPTFFNEDWTTLGTFELGPNNIPVFGDVPINTSPRLNVMNASFNYYDGYNDFDLSKHYILPIPEQELGVNTNLKQTIGW; encoded by the coding sequence ATGAAAATAAAATTCATAGTATTCATAGTTCTCATTGCCTTTATAACACAAGGTTGTGATGATCAATTAGAGATAGCACAAAATGACAATATCACTTCAGAAAACTTATATAACACACCAGCAGGTGCCTTAGCAGGTTTAACTGGCGCATATAGTCGGGTAGTTGCAGTATACAGAGAAGCTATAATTAATGCACAGTACCCTACAGATTGGACAGATGAAGGGTTTTATAATAGAGTAGGAACACAACACATTCTTAAAAATAATTTCACAGCAGCAGAGCCTATATTAAATGATATTTGGGCTACCTATTACGAAGGGGTTTCTGCAACGAATACGCTATTAGTAGGTTTAGAAAACTCACCTTTAGATGCAGACATAAAACAGGAATTTACTGCAGAAGGGCGTTTTTTAAGAGCCTTTTTATATTTTGATATACAGAAAGCGTTTGGAGGTATTGAAGGTATTCCTATGCCTTTAGAAGAAACCAATAAACAATTACTTCCTAGAACTCCAGGTATTGATGTTTACAAACAAATAGTTTCAGATTTAGAATTTGCAGAAGCTTTTTTACCTACTGCAGCTGAAGCTACACCTGGCCGAGCAAGTAAAAGTGCTGCAAGAGGCTTGTTGGCTAGAGCGTATCTGTACATGGCAAGTGAGCCTTATAATGAGGAAGGGGCGTATGAAAAAGCTAAAGAATGGAGTAAAAAGGTTATAGATGATTCATATCATGAATTAAACTCTAGCTATGCTGATATTTTTAATCAATTGGCATTGGGGAATTATGAAACAAAAGAAACTTTATTTCAGGTAGGCTTTTCTTTTGCCAATTTAGATTCTAATCAATCTTCTAAATTAGGTTCCGCATTTGGTATAAAATTTGACGATGAAAATTGTGGTACTTCAGATGATTTAAAAGGAAAAGGCTTTGCTTTAACTTACGCAACCGTTTCTTTAGTTTTAAAATATAGATCAGATCCTGATGATGAAAGAGGGCTTTGGAATACTCTTCCATATTATAACAAGAGAGATGATAACTGTCAGTTAGGTCTTATAAACAGTCAATTTATGATTCCTGCATCTAAATACCGTAGATATTTAGAGTCAAACACAACTAATACCAGTTATGGAGAGCATCATTGGCCAGTGTTGCGTTTATCTGAAATGTATTTAATATATGCTGAAGCAGAAAATAAATTAACACCTGGTTCAGTACTAGCTTTAAATGCTGTTAATAGTGTGAGAAATAGAGCTAATGCTACACCTATTACAGTTGTTAACGATGTTGTTATACAAGAAGAACGCTTATTAGAATTGTGTTTTGAAGGACAGCGTAAATATGATTTGGTAAGATGGGGCATCTTAGAGCAAAAAGTAAATGAGACAAAAAGTATGATGGAAACTTTAGCGGCCGACCCTACTTTTTTCAATGAAGATTGGACCACTTTAGGAACATTTGAATTAGGCCCAAATAATATTCCTGTATTTGGAGATGTACCTATTAACACAAGCCCAAGACTAAATGTAATGAATGCTTCATTTAATTATTATGATGGTTATAATGATTTTGATTTAAGTAAGCATTACATCCTTCCAATTCCAGAACAAGAATTGGGGGTTAATACAAATTTAAAGCAAACCATAGGTTGGTAA
- a CDS encoding SusC/RagA family TonB-linked outer membrane protein, producing the protein MVFFVALCSYSAYAQVITVTGVVTDEVGLPLPGANVLETGTLNGATTDFDGKYTIQAKQGVSLTFSYVGYKTIVQPIENKSIINISLKPDLQQLDDVLLIGYGSVQKKDLTGSVASVKMDKLTEAPVANFDEALAGRVAGVQVSAGGGEPGEGMNIVIRGGNTVNGDNSPLYVMDGFIIENFNPSIVDPSDIESMSVLKDASATAIYGVRGANGVIIITTKRAKSGKTKITYESRLDVKNVTKTLDVLEPYDFLKLSSEINESSTTTRFFSIFDDDLGQSVQVGDIEDYVGVEGKNWQDEAFRTAYSKTHKLNISSGTDVTRFNASINAVEDQGSLLNSEYNRLNGRITVNHKVNDKLDATVDVLYTNYIQEGLDTNGSSSYSFLRSLITYNNVANKFIDYPEGVDPLAQVNDDYDGFNVVVWHPIVSLENEYRKRENDQFIGNLSLKYKLTSDFTLETKASFSRQFRTTGIFNNSQTVYGRLLSKIDGINGSLYEQKWKNFSTVNTINYKKRINNHSIDGLLGVTLNIRKNSSTYFRSIDIPQYLEALGINSLDGGTLDSSDDNNGTDESRIFSVLGRINYGYKGKYLFTASLRRDGSSNFPEQNRIGYFPSAAVSWNADREEFIKNLNVFSQLKFKAGYGKTGNDRIPSTARFEFLTDADASYFYGGETVQGQRPTSYGANPNLFWETTEQYNLGLDMGFFEDRLSLLVEVYQKDTNDLLINADAALSQGYSSIWTNSGQVRNKGLEFSLNTVNIKSKNFQWTSDFNISFNQNTIVSLPESKPIFGQPNYYWLLSTNQYIVEEGKALGNMFGYVSDGVYQPEDFENYDPDASTHTLLGGQPSYRSHQPGDEKYKDLDGDGVITGGDKTIIGNGLPKHFGGFGNTFTYKNFQLSTFLQWSYGNDILNANRLVLESMDRPNQNQLATTLNRWTPENQDTDMHRANGQGFQDISSRIVEDGSYIRLKTVNFSYKFNKEAIEKLKLNSLELYLSGQNLITWTDYSGFDPEVSVASSLITPGIDYSAYPKHRTFSLGLKVSF; encoded by the coding sequence ATGGTCTTTTTTGTTGCATTGTGTAGTTACTCAGCATATGCACAAGTAATAACTGTTACAGGAGTAGTAACAGATGAAGTAGGTTTACCACTTCCTGGAGCTAATGTATTAGAAACAGGGACTCTTAATGGTGCTACCACCGACTTTGATGGTAAATACACTATACAAGCAAAACAGGGCGTGTCTTTAACGTTTAGTTATGTGGGCTATAAAACTATAGTGCAACCTATTGAAAATAAAAGTATAATAAATATTTCGTTAAAGCCAGATCTTCAACAATTGGATGACGTGTTATTAATAGGTTATGGTAGTGTTCAAAAGAAAGATCTTACAGGCTCAGTAGCTTCAGTTAAAATGGATAAATTAACGGAAGCTCCGGTTGCTAATTTTGACGAGGCTTTAGCTGGACGTGTTGCAGGTGTTCAAGTAAGTGCTGGAGGTGGAGAGCCTGGAGAAGGTATGAATATTGTTATAAGAGGTGGTAATACCGTTAATGGAGATAACTCACCTTTATATGTAATGGATGGTTTTATTATTGAAAATTTTAATCCAAGTATTGTTGACCCTTCTGATATAGAATCTATGTCTGTTTTAAAAGATGCTTCTGCAACAGCTATTTATGGTGTGCGTGGTGCAAATGGTGTAATTATTATAACAACTAAACGCGCTAAATCAGGAAAAACAAAAATTACTTATGAATCGCGATTAGATGTAAAAAATGTGACAAAAACATTAGATGTTTTAGAACCTTATGATTTTTTAAAATTGTCATCAGAAATTAATGAATCAAGTACAACAACACGTTTCTTTTCTATTTTTGATGATGATTTGGGGCAAAGTGTACAAGTTGGAGATATTGAAGATTATGTAGGCGTTGAAGGGAAAAATTGGCAAGATGAAGCTTTTAGAACTGCTTATTCAAAAACACACAAACTTAATATATCAAGTGGTACTGATGTGACAAGATTTAATGCTTCAATTAATGCCGTTGAAGATCAAGGCTCATTATTAAATTCAGAATATAATAGATTGAATGGACGCATTACCGTTAACCATAAAGTTAATGACAAACTTGATGCTACGGTAGATGTGCTTTATACTAATTACATACAAGAAGGGCTCGATACTAACGGAAGTTCATCGTATTCATTTTTAAGAAGTTTGATAACTTACAACAATGTAGCAAATAAATTTATTGACTATCCTGAAGGTGTAGACCCTTTAGCACAGGTTAATGATGATTATGATGGTTTTAATGTTGTTGTGTGGCATCCTATTGTGTCTTTAGAAAATGAATATAGAAAACGAGAAAATGATCAATTTATAGGTAATTTAAGTTTAAAATATAAATTAACCTCAGATTTTACCTTAGAAACCAAAGCTAGTTTTAGTCGTCAATTCAGAACCACAGGGATTTTTAATAATAGTCAAACAGTTTATGGTCGATTATTAAGTAAAATTGATGGAATTAACGGTTCGTTATACGAACAAAAATGGAAAAACTTTTCTACGGTTAATACAATAAATTATAAAAAAAGGATTAACAACCATTCTATTGATGGTTTATTAGGGGTGACTTTAAATATTAGAAAAAATTCATCAACTTATTTTAGATCAATTGATATACCTCAGTATTTAGAGGCATTAGGTATTAATTCTTTAGATGGAGGAACATTAGATAGTTCAGATGATAATAATGGTACAGATGAATCAAGAATTTTTTCAGTATTAGGAAGAATTAACTATGGTTATAAAGGCAAATATTTATTTACGGCATCTTTAAGACGTGATGGATCTTCAAATTTTCCAGAACAGAACAGAATTGGATATTTTCCATCAGCAGCTGTTTCATGGAACGCCGATAGAGAAGAATTTATCAAAAATCTAAATGTTTTTTCTCAATTAAAGTTTAAAGCAGGTTATGGTAAAACAGGAAATGATAGAATTCCTAGTACTGCAAGATTTGAATTTTTAACGGATGCTGATGCATCATATTTTTATGGAGGTGAAACCGTTCAAGGGCAACGACCAACAAGCTATGGGGCCAATCCAAATTTGTTTTGGGAAACAACAGAGCAGTATAATTTAGGGTTAGATATGGGCTTTTTTGAAGACAGGTTGTCTTTGTTAGTTGAGGTATATCAGAAAGACACCAATGATCTTCTTATAAATGCAGATGCTGCTTTATCACAAGGTTATTCCTCTATTTGGACTAATTCTGGACAAGTAAGAAATAAAGGTTTGGAATTTAGCTTAAACACAGTTAATATTAAAAGCAAAAATTTTCAATGGACTTCAGATTTTAATATTTCTTTCAATCAAAACACCATTGTATCATTACCGGAATCAAAACCAATTTTTGGACAACCAAATTATTACTGGTTATTAAGTACCAATCAATATATTGTTGAAGAAGGTAAGGCCTTAGGTAATATGTTTGGTTATGTGTCGGATGGTGTATATCAACCAGAAGATTTTGAAAATTATGATCCTGATGCTTCCACACACACCTTACTTGGAGGACAGCCTAGTTATAGAAGTCATCAACCAGGAGACGAAAAATATAAAGATTTAGATGGCGATGGTGTAATTACAGGTGGTGATAAAACTATTATCGGAAATGGTTTGCCAAAACATTTTGGAGGTTTTGGAAATACATTTACGTATAAAAATTTCCAATTGAGTACATTTTTACAATGGTCTTATGGAAATGATATATTAAATGCAAACCGTTTAGTACTTGAGAGTATGGACAGACCAAACCAAAATCAATTAGCAACAACGCTAAACAGATGGACCCCAGAAAATCAAGATACAGATATGCACAGAGCTAATGGGCAAGGTTTTCAAGATATTTCGTCTCGCATTGTTGAAGATGGGTCTTATATACGATTAAAAACGGTTAATTTTTCTTATAAATTTAATAAGGAAGCTATAGAAAAGTTAAAGCTGAATAGTTTGGAATTGTATCTATCAGGACAAAATCTAATTACATGGACAGACTATTCGGGCTTTGACCCAGAAGTATCTGTTGCTAGTTCTTTGATTACACCAGGTATTGATTATTCTGCTTACCCAAAGCATAGAACATTTAGCTTAGGTTTAAAAGTTTCATTTTAA